A window from Pseudonocardia cypriaca encodes these proteins:
- a CDS encoding SDR family oxidoreductase encodes MDTGLKGRTAVVPGASSGLGLAVARSLAAEGANVVLGGRRGELVREEAAKLPSAVGVEVDLTDPGATDALVGAAHDRFGPVDVLVLNGGGPPPGVAVDFTPEQLADAVALLVQPHQRLVRAVLPGMRERGFGRIVAIGSSGVQAPLERLVASNAARAALAGYLKTLAGEVAADGVTVNMVLPGRIATDRTTSIDKAAAERTGTTPEEARAQSEAGIPVGRYGNPEEFAAVVTFLASAAASYVTGEQIRCDGGLVRAH; translated from the coding sequence ATGGACACCGGACTGAAGGGACGCACCGCCGTCGTACCCGGCGCCAGCTCCGGCCTCGGCCTCGCCGTGGCCCGCTCGCTCGCCGCCGAAGGCGCCAACGTCGTGCTGGGCGGGCGGCGCGGGGAGCTCGTGCGCGAGGAGGCCGCGAAGCTGCCGTCCGCGGTCGGGGTCGAGGTCGACCTCACCGACCCGGGCGCCACCGACGCGCTGGTCGGCGCCGCGCACGACCGCTTCGGCCCGGTCGACGTGCTCGTGCTCAACGGCGGCGGTCCCCCGCCCGGCGTGGCGGTCGACTTCACCCCCGAACAGCTCGCCGACGCCGTTGCACTGCTCGTGCAGCCGCACCAGCGACTCGTCCGGGCCGTGCTGCCGGGGATGCGCGAGCGCGGCTTCGGCCGGATCGTCGCTATCGGGTCCAGCGGTGTGCAGGCCCCGCTCGAGCGCCTCGTCGCGTCCAACGCGGCCAGGGCCGCCCTCGCGGGCTACCTGAAGACCCTCGCCGGCGAGGTCGCCGCCGACGGCGTCACCGTCAACATGGTGCTCCCGGGCCGCATCGCCACCGACCGCACCACCTCCATCGACAAGGCAGCCGCCGAACGCACCGGCACCACACCCGAGGAGGCCCGCGCCCAGTCGGAGGCGGGCATCCCGGTCGGGCGGTACGGCAACCCCGAGGAGTTCGCCGCGGTCGTGACGTTCCTGGCCAGCGCGGCGGCCTCGTACGTCACCGGGGAGCAGATCCGGTGCGACGGGGGGCTCGTGCGGGCCCACTGA
- a CDS encoding DeoR/GlpR family DNA-binding transcription regulator, with protein sequence MAGIAEHERQQEVLRLLDVDGRVSVADLVRRFGVTAVTIRKDLEVLERRQLLARVRGGAVTADGADEGAFEMRLRHGTAAKAAIARAAAAIVPDGAAIALDCSTTCFHLAHELRGRRSLIVVTNGLRAAELLSDSGVTVVLPGGTLRRSSWSLVGEIGDVVVSRGRLTMGFFGVRGLSREHGLMELSVEETTVKRRLAAACTDVYGLFDSSKIGRFALHSFVATQRITGLYTDDGAAPDALAGFAEQGVKIHRVPVETTHETSA encoded by the coding sequence GTGGCGGGCATCGCGGAGCACGAGCGGCAGCAGGAGGTGCTGCGCCTGCTCGACGTCGACGGTCGGGTGAGCGTCGCCGACCTCGTCCGCCGCTTCGGCGTCACCGCCGTGACGATCCGCAAGGACCTCGAGGTGCTCGAGCGCCGGCAGCTGCTCGCGCGTGTGCGCGGCGGGGCCGTCACTGCCGACGGGGCCGACGAGGGCGCGTTCGAGATGCGCCTGCGCCACGGCACGGCGGCGAAGGCCGCCATCGCCCGCGCAGCCGCCGCGATCGTGCCCGACGGCGCCGCGATCGCGCTGGACTGCAGCACCACCTGCTTCCACCTCGCGCACGAGCTGCGCGGCCGGCGCAGCCTGATCGTGGTCACCAACGGCCTGCGTGCCGCCGAGCTGCTGAGCGACAGCGGGGTCACCGTCGTGCTCCCCGGCGGCACGCTGCGGCGCTCGTCGTGGTCCCTCGTCGGCGAGATCGGCGACGTGGTGGTGAGCCGCGGGCGCCTGACGATGGGCTTCTTCGGGGTACGCGGGCTCTCCCGGGAGCACGGCCTGATGGAGCTCTCGGTGGAGGAGACCACCGTGAAGCGGCGGCTGGCCGCCGCGTGCACCGACGTGTACGGCCTCTTCGACTCGTCGAAGATCGGCCGGTTCGCCCTGCACAGCTTCGTGGCCACCCAGCGGATCACCGGGCTGTACACCGACGACGGGGCCGCCCCCGACGCGCTCGCCGGTTTCGCCGAGCAGGGCGTCAAGATCCACCGCGTGCCCGTCGAAACCACTCACGAGACGTCCGCCTGA
- a CDS encoding class II aldolase/adducin family protein, producing the protein MTFALLPSEVPAELVALTRRIGDPAADLVVLAEGNTSLRLGDDRFVVKASGSRMDLAEAGDFVVGELPELVDVLERGGTDQETLSRLLSAGDSRASIETLVHVVALAAGATWVAHTHPTAVVGLLAVREAQELWEAPLFPDEAVVLGEPVWVPYAAPGIALGTAVHAAVRERLDRDGVAPRLVLLGNHGIVALGATATEVETITTMAVKAARVRSVGLGAGTLAPLDAAHARDLAARPDEAARRTRLGA; encoded by the coding sequence GTGACGTTCGCCCTGCTGCCGTCCGAGGTGCCGGCCGAGCTGGTCGCGCTCACCCGGCGGATCGGCGACCCGGCGGCCGACCTGGTCGTACTGGCCGAGGGCAACACGTCCTTGCGCCTGGGCGACGACCGGTTCGTCGTGAAGGCGAGCGGCTCCCGGATGGACCTGGCCGAGGCGGGTGACTTCGTCGTCGGTGAGCTGCCCGAGCTCGTCGACGTGCTGGAGCGGGGTGGCACCGACCAGGAGACGCTGTCGCGGCTGCTGTCCGCCGGGGACTCGCGGGCGTCGATCGAGACGCTCGTGCACGTCGTCGCGCTGGCCGCCGGGGCGACCTGGGTGGCGCACACGCACCCGACCGCGGTCGTCGGGCTGCTCGCCGTGCGGGAGGCGCAGGAGCTGTGGGAGGCGCCGCTGTTCCCGGACGAGGCGGTGGTGCTCGGCGAGCCGGTGTGGGTGCCCTACGCAGCACCGGGCATCGCGCTCGGCACCGCGGTGCACGCCGCCGTCCGCGAGCGGCTGGACCGCGACGGCGTCGCGCCCCGCCTCGTCCTGCTCGGCAACCACGGCATCGTCGCGCTCGGGGCCACCGCCACCGAAGTGGAGACCATCACGACGATGGCGGTAAAGGCCGCCCGGGTCCGGTCGGTGGGTCTCGGCGCCGGAACGCTCGCACCGCTGGATGCCGCACACGCCAGGGATCTGGCCGCCCGCCCCGACGAGGCGGCCCGCCGCACGCGACTCGGCGCCTGA
- a CDS encoding ABC transporter permease has protein sequence MTEIETVPPAEQARGESLASRVLRIALTERIVLLAVLLVVVVVWFRVLGAGGYLVAPYDLRYLGNALESMVPFALLAVAELYVIVSGRGGIDLSVGAIVSLAGMVFGLMVGVWGWPVLPSIVACIVVGGLLGAVNGALVAYLRFPALIATLATYYAYSSLALVSNANAPVSTPPVVAMHGLTRNITLPLLPPIPLHVFTILLPCAVLAWVVLSRSTYGRSLYAVGTNDIAAGYATVSVSRTRFTAYVVSGLLSGVVALVTVAQFASARPDAGTVGNGMALPAITVAVLGGVAIQGGIGRVGGVLVAALLVTWLNAGMLLAFPEGAEGSRYQLLALGLVLVLSALLNTVALRRYGRLS, from the coding sequence ATGACCGAGATCGAGACCGTCCCGCCGGCCGAGCAGGCCCGGGGCGAGTCCCTCGCGTCGCGCGTGCTGCGGATCGCGCTGACCGAGCGCATCGTGCTGCTCGCGGTGCTGCTGGTCGTGGTGGTCGTGTGGTTCCGGGTGCTGGGCGCGGGCGGCTACCTCGTGGCGCCCTACGACCTGCGCTACCTGGGCAACGCGCTCGAGTCGATGGTGCCGTTCGCGCTGCTCGCGGTCGCCGAGCTGTACGTGATCGTCTCCGGCCGCGGCGGGATCGACCTGTCGGTGGGCGCGATCGTGTCGCTCGCCGGGATGGTGTTCGGGCTGATGGTCGGTGTGTGGGGCTGGCCGGTGCTGCCCTCGATCGTCGCCTGCATCGTCGTCGGGGGCCTGCTCGGCGCCGTGAACGGTGCGCTGGTTGCGTACCTCCGGTTCCCGGCGCTCATCGCCACGCTCGCGACGTACTACGCGTACAGCTCGCTGGCGCTGGTCAGCAACGCGAACGCGCCGGTGTCGACCCCGCCGGTGGTCGCGATGCACGGGCTCACCCGCAACATCACGCTGCCGCTGCTGCCGCCCATCCCGCTGCACGTCTTCACGATCCTGCTGCCGTGCGCGGTGCTGGCCTGGGTGGTGCTGTCCCGCTCGACGTACGGCCGCTCGCTCTACGCGGTCGGCACCAACGACATCGCCGCCGGGTACGCCACCGTGTCGGTCAGCCGCACCCGGTTCACCGCGTACGTGGTGTCCGGGCTGCTGTCCGGCGTGGTCGCGCTCGTGACGGTGGCGCAGTTCGCCTCGGCCCGGCCGGACGCCGGCACCGTCGGCAACGGTATGGCGCTGCCCGCGATCACCGTGGCCGTGCTGGGCGGCGTCGCGATCCAGGGCGGGATCGGGCGCGTCGGCGGCGTGCTGGTGGCCGCGCTGCTCGTCACCTGGCTGAACGCCGGGATGCTGCTCGCGTTCCCGGAGGGCGCGGAGGGCAGCCGCTACCAGCTGCTGGCGCTCGGGCTGGTGCTCGTGCTGTCGGCGCTGCTCAACACGGTCGCTCTGCGCCGGTACGGGAGGCTCTCGTGA
- a CDS encoding NUDIX hydrolase: MSVAGIVVRDDGRVLVIQRRDNGHWEPPGGVLELDETFDEGVRREVAEETGVQVEVEQLTGAYKNLSRGIVALVFRCRPAAGEAIATDESRRVAWFNRDEVRRHMAPAYAIRVLDALDGGVAARAHDGVRVVGSG, from the coding sequence GTGAGTGTTGCCGGAATCGTGGTGCGCGACGACGGGCGCGTCCTCGTGATCCAGCGCCGGGACAACGGCCATTGGGAGCCGCCGGGTGGCGTGCTCGAACTGGACGAGACGTTCGACGAGGGTGTCCGCCGCGAGGTGGCCGAGGAGACCGGCGTGCAGGTCGAAGTCGAGCAGCTCACTGGGGCATACAAGAACCTGTCGCGAGGGATCGTCGCACTGGTGTTCCGCTGCCGACCGGCCGCAGGCGAGGCGATCGCGACGGACGAGTCCCGCCGTGTCGCTTGGTTCAACCGAGACGAGGTTCGCCGGCACATGGCCCCCGCCTACGCGATCCGGGTGCTGGACGCGCTGGACGGTGGTGTCGCCGCGCGTGCCCACGACGGCGTCCGCGTGGTCGGATCAGGATGA
- a CDS encoding sugar ABC transporter ATP-binding protein — MAGDVLLRLRGVQKRYGGVRALRGVDLDVLAGEVHALVGENGAGKSTLIKIVSGAEVADEGTAEIGGTPLTGGSTQAAMEAGIATVYQEPHLFGELTVAENVFLGRELRSSGRVDWAAQRTRVSELLEQIGLDPAIGDVRVADLPVAEQQLVSIAKAFAHSAKILILDEPSAILTDREIEVLFGVVRNLRAAGVGIIYISHRLDELAQISDRVTVLRDGEVVASRPTSELTVRQVAELMVGHELGSATTDRPAPTGDPVLAVAGLGRTGAFTGLDLQVRPAEVVALYGLVGSGTDAIARALYGVSPADTGTVQVDDRAVRLHSPQDAAAAGIAMLPGNRKQQGVFANKSIAFNITSAHLRHLAKFGFWFDRRRERSIAEDFLRRISIKAPDVGTAVGALSGGNQQKVVLARQLVRAPRVLVLEEPTQGVDVGAKEEIHRLVLELADGGSAVLVISTDLPEVLQLADRVLVVRKGAVVREFGRGASQADVLAAAAGDEGEAAA; from the coding sequence ATGGCCGGCGACGTCCTGCTGCGGCTGCGCGGCGTTCAGAAGCGCTACGGCGGCGTGCGGGCGCTGCGGGGCGTCGACCTCGACGTTCTCGCCGGCGAGGTCCATGCCCTCGTCGGCGAGAACGGCGCCGGCAAGTCCACGCTGATCAAGATCGTCTCCGGGGCCGAGGTGGCCGACGAGGGCACGGCCGAGATCGGCGGCACGCCGCTCACCGGCGGGAGCACCCAGGCGGCCATGGAGGCGGGGATCGCCACCGTGTACCAGGAGCCGCACCTGTTCGGCGAGCTCACCGTCGCCGAGAACGTGTTCCTCGGCCGTGAGCTGCGGTCGAGCGGGCGGGTGGACTGGGCGGCCCAGCGCACGCGGGTGAGCGAGCTGCTGGAGCAGATCGGCCTCGACCCGGCGATCGGCGACGTCCGCGTGGCCGACCTGCCGGTGGCCGAGCAGCAGCTCGTCTCGATCGCGAAGGCGTTCGCCCACTCGGCGAAGATCCTGATCCTCGACGAGCCGTCGGCGATCCTCACCGACCGCGAGATCGAGGTGCTGTTCGGCGTGGTCCGCAACCTGCGGGCCGCAGGCGTCGGGATCATCTACATCTCCCACCGCCTCGACGAGCTGGCGCAGATCAGCGACCGCGTCACCGTGCTGCGCGACGGCGAGGTGGTGGCCAGCCGGCCGACGAGCGAGCTGACCGTGCGGCAGGTGGCCGAGCTGATGGTCGGCCACGAGCTGGGCTCGGCCACCACCGACCGGCCCGCCCCGACCGGCGACCCCGTGCTCGCGGTGGCCGGGCTCGGGCGCACCGGGGCGTTCACCGGCCTGGACCTGCAGGTGCGGCCGGCCGAGGTGGTGGCGCTCTACGGGCTCGTCGGCTCCGGCACGGACGCGATCGCCCGTGCCCTCTACGGGGTGAGCCCGGCCGACACCGGCACCGTGCAGGTGGACGACCGCGCCGTCCGGCTGCACTCGCCGCAGGACGCCGCGGCGGCCGGGATCGCGATGCTGCCGGGCAACCGCAAGCAGCAGGGCGTTTTCGCGAACAAGTCGATCGCGTTCAACATCACCAGCGCGCACCTGCGCCACCTGGCGAAGTTCGGGTTCTGGTTCGACCGGCGCCGCGAGCGCTCGATCGCGGAGGACTTCCTGCGCCGCATCTCGATCAAGGCCCCCGATGTCGGCACGGCCGTCGGGGCGCTGTCGGGCGGCAACCAGCAGAAGGTCGTGCTCGCCCGCCAGCTCGTGCGCGCGCCCCGCGTGCTCGTGCTGGAGGAGCCGACGCAGGGCGTCGACGTGGGCGCCAAGGAGGAGATCCACCGGCTCGTCCTGGAGCTCGCGGACGGCGGCAGCGCGGTTCTCGTCATCTCGACGGATCTACCGGAGGTGCTGCAGCTCGCCGACCGGGTGCTGGTGGTGCGCAAGGGAGCAGTTGTGCGGGAGTTCGGGCGCGGTGCGAGCCAGGCCGACGTGCTCGCGGCAGCGGCCGGGGACGAAGGCGAGGCCGCGGCGTGA
- a CDS encoding ABC transporter permease, which yields MITTAKEATAPVRRRPRVRAIEGQELALIAVVGLLWVVLSVATDTFLTTGNLQNILFTVAPIALVGIGMTAVIVTAGIDVSVGSQAAVVMVIIALLARDSGLPFLPAVAVAVVIGLVLGAINGLLVAYGGIHPIIVTFGTLNIYRFVSLQIFGTEQVAGVPATLAPIGGGTEGRILGIPTAWWLTLLLAAGMWCYMRYWATGRHLYAVGGDAFAARLAGVRVRRRQISAYVLTGACVGLAACVLIGSGGLVQQNVGTGLELRVIAAVVIGGTSIIGGRGTVLGTLLGALLVGTVSSAVTLLSWPSELTQLFIGLFILVAVGVDLLRERRRSAR from the coding sequence GTGATCACCACTGCGAAGGAGGCCACCGCGCCCGTCCGGCGCAGGCCACGCGTGCGCGCGATCGAGGGCCAGGAGCTCGCGCTCATCGCCGTGGTCGGGCTGCTGTGGGTGGTGCTCTCCGTCGCCACCGACACGTTCCTCACCACCGGCAACCTGCAGAACATCCTGTTCACGGTGGCGCCGATCGCGCTCGTCGGGATCGGGATGACGGCAGTGATCGTCACCGCCGGGATCGACGTCTCGGTCGGCAGCCAGGCCGCCGTCGTGATGGTGATCATCGCGCTGCTGGCGCGCGACTCCGGGCTGCCGTTCCTGCCGGCGGTCGCCGTCGCGGTGGTGATCGGGCTGGTGCTCGGCGCGATCAACGGCCTACTGGTGGCCTACGGCGGCATCCACCCGATCATCGTCACGTTCGGCACGCTCAACATCTACCGGTTCGTCTCGCTCCAGATCTTCGGCACTGAGCAAGTGGCCGGCGTGCCCGCCACGCTCGCCCCGATCGGCGGCGGCACGGAGGGCCGGATCCTCGGCATCCCCACCGCCTGGTGGCTCACGCTGCTGCTCGCCGCGGGCATGTGGTGCTACATGCGGTACTGGGCCACCGGCCGGCACCTCTACGCGGTGGGCGGCGACGCGTTCGCGGCGCGCCTCGCCGGTGTGCGGGTGCGGCGGCGCCAGATCAGCGCGTACGTGCTCACCGGCGCGTGCGTGGGGCTCGCGGCGTGCGTGCTCATCGGCAGCGGCGGGCTGGTGCAGCAGAACGTGGGCACCGGGCTGGAGCTGCGGGTGATCGCCGCGGTCGTGATCGGCGGCACGAGCATCATCGGCGGCCGCGGCACGGTGCTGGGCACCCTGCTCGGCGCGCTGCTGGTGGGAACCGTGTCCAGCGCCGTCACGCTGCTGTCCTGGCCTTCGGAGCTCACGCAGCTGTTCATCGGACTGTTCATCCTCGTGGCGGTCGGGGTCGACCTGCTGCGCGAGCGGCGGAGGAGCGCCCGATGA
- a CDS encoding GntR family transcriptional regulator, giving the protein MELGRIDRLNDRPPYRQIADHLRAAIDAGQLGPGDRLPSEAELKEHYGVARMTARQAIQELRTEGRVVAEHGRGVFVRQPPPVRRLASDRFAREHREAGKAAFLAEAERSGFRPRVDQIEVTRGEAPSFVRERLQLEGGLVLSRSRRYFADDRPVELAVSYLPLEIAEGTAIAETDTGPGGVYARLEEAGYTLERFVEEVTARMPTSEERSRLELQAGVPVIVVLRTAYDSAGRSVEVCDTVKAAPAFILEYEIKAR; this is encoded by the coding sequence GTGGAGCTCGGCCGCATCGATCGGCTGAACGATCGGCCGCCATACCGGCAGATCGCCGATCATCTCCGCGCCGCGATCGACGCCGGCCAGCTCGGGCCTGGGGATCGGCTCCCCTCCGAGGCGGAGCTGAAGGAGCACTACGGCGTTGCGCGGATGACCGCCAGGCAAGCGATCCAGGAGCTGCGCACGGAGGGCCGGGTGGTCGCAGAACACGGGCGCGGAGTCTTCGTTCGGCAGCCGCCACCGGTCAGGAGGCTGGCGTCTGACCGCTTCGCGCGCGAACACCGGGAGGCGGGGAAGGCAGCCTTCCTCGCGGAGGCGGAGCGAAGCGGTTTCCGGCCACGTGTAGATCAGATCGAGGTGACCCGGGGCGAAGCACCTTCCTTCGTGCGTGAGCGCCTGCAGCTGGAAGGCGGCCTCGTGCTGAGCCGATCTCGGCGCTACTTCGCGGACGACCGCCCGGTCGAGCTCGCAGTGTCATATCTGCCGCTCGAGATCGCAGAAGGCACTGCGATCGCGGAGACCGACACCGGCCCTGGAGGCGTGTACGCCCGGCTGGAAGAGGCCGGGTACACCCTCGAGCGATTCGTAGAAGAGGTCACTGCTCGTATGCCGACGTCCGAGGAGCGAAGCCGCCTCGAACTGCAGGCGGGCGTGCCGGTGATCGTGGTCCTCCGCACTGCCTATGACAGCGCAGGTCGATCAGTAGAGGTGTGCGACACCGTCAAGGCTGCTCCCGCATTCATCCTCGAATACGAGATCAAGGCACGCTGA
- a CDS encoding autoinducer 2 ABC transporter substrate-binding protein has protein sequence MLNRRITAALAVAAAGVLALTGCTQQNPGGGGGGGGGGGEEKVKVAFVPKLQGIPYFEAMNTGGQKAAQELGIEWIYRGSSTADPGAQTEIVNSLIQQRVDVLVVAPNDPDSMAPVLQEAADAGIHVMTADTDAPNSVREAFVNQATADGIGTALTDALLEAMGGKGKYAIVSCGQTAANLNSWIEVQKKVTAEKYPDAQIVDIVYAGEDEAQSVSMAKDLMNAHPDLTGLVGECTASAPGVAKAVTEAGKVGQVFTVGLGTPQSMKQYLDNGSSSAAILWDVEQLGYLTAWAGLQVASGTPFQETNKVNDQLTAVKWDPSQKMLLLGDPLRITTDNVNNYKY, from the coding sequence ATGCTCAACAGGCGCATCACCGCGGCACTGGCCGTGGCAGCGGCGGGGGTGCTCGCCCTCACCGGTTGCACCCAGCAGAACCCCGGGGGCGGGGGCGGCGGAGGTGGGGGCGGCGGTGAGGAGAAGGTCAAAGTCGCCTTCGTGCCCAAGCTGCAGGGCATCCCCTACTTCGAGGCGATGAACACCGGCGGGCAGAAGGCCGCGCAGGAGCTCGGCATCGAGTGGATCTACCGCGGCTCCTCGACGGCCGACCCCGGTGCCCAGACCGAGATCGTCAACTCGCTCATCCAGCAGCGGGTGGACGTCCTCGTGGTGGCGCCGAACGACCCCGACTCGATGGCCCCCGTGCTCCAGGAGGCCGCCGACGCCGGCATCCACGTCATGACCGCCGACACCGACGCGCCGAACTCGGTGCGCGAGGCGTTCGTCAACCAGGCCACGGCGGACGGCATCGGCACCGCGCTGACCGACGCCCTGCTCGAGGCGATGGGCGGCAAGGGCAAGTACGCGATCGTCTCCTGCGGGCAGACCGCGGCGAACCTCAACTCCTGGATCGAGGTCCAGAAGAAGGTGACCGCGGAGAAGTACCCGGACGCCCAGATCGTCGACATCGTGTACGCGGGCGAGGACGAGGCGCAGTCGGTCTCGATGGCGAAGGACCTCATGAACGCGCACCCGGATCTCACCGGCCTCGTCGGTGAGTGCACCGCGTCTGCGCCCGGCGTGGCCAAGGCGGTCACCGAGGCCGGCAAGGTCGGGCAGGTCTTCACCGTCGGGCTCGGCACGCCGCAGTCGATGAAGCAGTACCTCGACAACGGCTCGTCGTCCGCGGCGATCCTGTGGGACGTCGAGCAGCTCGGCTACCTCACCGCGTGGGCCGGGCTCCAGGTCGCCTCCGGCACGCCGTTCCAGGAGACGAACAAGGTGAACGACCAGCTCACGGCCGTGAAGTGGGACCCGAGCCAGAAGATGCTGCTGCTCGGCGACCCGCTGCGGATCACGACCGACAACGTCAACAACTACAAGTACTGA
- a CDS encoding TRAP transporter permease, with the protein MTTRPDGDEAPAIDEEALLAEYEAEKPARRLTGWPLRVVQVLGTILTLYGLWWVFNPMPAQLYLPSFLGVGLTLTFLVYRGWGRPEGATTDNPHLLDWLVAVVALVPFAYILADWDSFFRRAVVPTDLDVVMGTLAILLVLEAARRTVGLVVPLVVVGFLAYAYFGPYFPGPFATSSFTWERLVGHNMMGTQGVFGVPMEVAATYIILFTLYGAVLTASGATRFFIDLSFAAFGQSGAGPGRTVTLAGFLLGTVSGSGVATTVTLGGVAWPLLRKAGYPQEHGGAVLAAAGIGAILSPPTLGAAAFIIAELLNVSYLQVLIWATIPTLLYYLGIILAVEMDARRYRTHAIDIDVRPAGALLLRFGYHFSSLVAIVVFMAMGLTPFRAVVYATALAFALSFLDRSAWMTPRRIGEALASGATGALSVIPVMAVAGIIVGVMTLTGLGLKLAGIIVALAGGSLVLTAIYSAVSVVLLGLAVPVTASFIISWVIIGPALQNVGVPAFAAAMFIFYYAVLSEVSPPTALSPFAASAITGGRPVRTMWLTWKYTLPAFLVPFVVVLSPQGVGLLLEGGAGTVLVAALASAAAVAALAVVTGAWLAGPAGWPERALFAVAAIALLVMAPLSLGIGALAGIAGIGVHLLRRRRKAADNQSKVNR; encoded by the coding sequence ATGACCACGCGTCCGGACGGCGACGAGGCACCTGCCATCGACGAGGAGGCGCTGCTCGCCGAGTACGAGGCGGAGAAGCCGGCGCGGCGGCTGACCGGATGGCCCCTGCGGGTGGTGCAGGTGCTGGGCACGATCCTCACGCTGTACGGCCTCTGGTGGGTGTTCAACCCGATGCCCGCGCAGCTGTACCTGCCCTCGTTCCTCGGGGTCGGGCTGACGCTGACGTTCCTCGTATACCGCGGCTGGGGGCGCCCGGAAGGCGCGACCACCGACAACCCGCACCTGCTCGACTGGCTGGTCGCCGTGGTGGCGCTCGTCCCGTTCGCCTACATCCTGGCGGACTGGGACTCGTTCTTCCGCCGCGCGGTGGTGCCGACCGACCTCGACGTCGTCATGGGCACGCTCGCGATCCTGCTCGTGCTGGAGGCGGCGCGGCGCACCGTCGGCCTCGTGGTGCCGCTGGTGGTGGTCGGCTTCCTCGCCTACGCCTACTTCGGCCCGTACTTCCCCGGGCCGTTCGCCACGTCGTCCTTCACCTGGGAGCGCCTGGTCGGCCACAACATGATGGGCACCCAGGGCGTGTTCGGCGTGCCGATGGAGGTCGCCGCCACCTACATCATCCTGTTCACGCTCTACGGCGCGGTACTGACGGCGTCCGGCGCCACCAGGTTCTTCATCGACCTGTCGTTCGCCGCATTCGGGCAGTCGGGAGCGGGCCCCGGCCGCACCGTCACGCTCGCCGGGTTCCTGCTCGGCACGGTGTCGGGCTCCGGGGTGGCCACCACCGTGACGCTCGGTGGCGTGGCGTGGCCGCTGCTGCGCAAGGCCGGCTACCCGCAGGAGCACGGCGGCGCGGTGCTCGCGGCCGCCGGCATCGGCGCGATCCTCTCCCCGCCCACGCTCGGCGCGGCGGCGTTCATCATCGCCGAGCTGCTCAACGTCTCCTACCTGCAGGTGCTGATCTGGGCGACGATCCCCACCCTGCTGTACTACCTGGGGATCATCCTCGCGGTCGAGATGGACGCCAGGCGCTACCGCACCCACGCGATCGACATCGACGTCCGCCCCGCGGGCGCCCTGCTGCTCCGGTTCGGCTACCACTTCAGCTCGCTGGTGGCGATCGTCGTGTTCATGGCGATGGGCCTGACGCCGTTCCGCGCGGTCGTCTACGCCACGGCGCTCGCGTTCGCGCTGAGCTTCCTCGACCGCAGCGCGTGGATGACGCCGCGGCGCATCGGCGAGGCGCTCGCTTCCGGCGCGACCGGGGCGCTTTCGGTGATCCCGGTGATGGCGGTGGCCGGGATCATCGTCGGGGTCATGACGCTCACCGGGCTCGGGCTGAAGCTGGCCGGGATCATCGTGGCCCTCGCGGGCGGGAGCCTGGTGCTCACGGCGATCTACTCGGCCGTGTCGGTGGTGCTGCTCGGGCTCGCGGTGCCGGTCACGGCGAGCTTCATCATCTCGTGGGTGATCATCGGCCCCGCCCTGCAGAACGTGGGCGTGCCCGCCTTCGCAGCGGCGATGTTCATCTTCTACTACGCGGTGCTGTCGGAGGTGTCCCCGCCCACGGCGCTCTCGCCGTTCGCGGCCTCGGCGATCACGGGCGGGCGCCCGGTGCGGACGATGTGGCTCACCTGGAAGTACACGCTGCCCGCGTTCCTCGTCCCGTTCGTCGTGGTGCTCTCGCCGCAGGGCGTGGGGCTGCTGCTGGAGGGCGGCGCCGGCACGGTGCTGGTCGCCGCGCTCGCGTCGGCGGCCGCTGTAGCCGCGCTGGCCGTCGTCACGGGGGCGTGGCTCGCCGGTCCCGCCGGCTGGCCCGAGAGGGCACTGTTCGCGGTGGCCGCGATCGCGCTGCTGGTGATGGCGCCGCTCTCGCTCGGAATCGGCGCCCTTGCGGGCATCGCGGGCATTGGAGTGCACCTGCTGCGCCGTCGACGAAAGGCAGCCGACAACCAATCGAAAGTCAACCGCTAG